One Longimicrobiales bacterium DNA segment encodes these proteins:
- a CDS encoding sensor domain-containing diguanylate cyclase, producing the protein MSQSDRQSTVTQDADRYRNLLEASQRLGAKLSPEELHEAIYREASQVVSAPGFYLALYDQGRDLARVVYRAEHGHGREVDVPFRGSDSGVITSQKPSVVSDVTPDAFLQALNEDVPDPATSAIVAPLIHNGRVLGVICAQSYEDEAYSDSELKVLEGIGSVAAVSIYNSQQLADLDRRRREAEQLEEIGRALTGKLDPDQVVGLVISAVSDVLDVDGVAVWLKDPRKVGMFSVADSGGEIALPIGLEWELAGELLDRLVDQSEPVMLDNLVNSKDLPDHVAEHLTGGSVVGVPLVFGGQVEGVLTAGSRQAYRFTREDVAVLQRLASQACVALGNARLHANLHALSLTDPLTALPNRRCLQIHLDHEVAAARRGRPMSIAIFDIDNFKRYNDTLGHVAGDEILVAIGQVLSAENRAMDIVARYGGDEFVSALSQTDIEGVRHFVERVQKRIGENETLVKFGISISIGCAEFDPGTMASVNDLLRAADADMYEAKAKRHAAEGRREVRTVRRGDA; encoded by the coding sequence ATGTCTCAATCCGATCGCCAAAGCACGGTTACTCAGGATGCGGATCGCTACCGCAACCTGCTTGAGGCCAGCCAACGGCTCGGGGCGAAGCTCAGCCCCGAGGAGCTTCATGAGGCGATTTATCGAGAGGCATCTCAGGTCGTCAGCGCTCCAGGCTTCTACCTCGCACTCTACGATCAAGGTCGAGACCTCGCACGCGTCGTATATCGAGCCGAACACGGTCATGGCCGAGAGGTTGATGTGCCGTTTCGAGGGTCCGACTCAGGAGTCATCACAAGTCAGAAACCCTCAGTCGTCAGCGATGTCACACCTGATGCATTTCTGCAAGCGCTGAATGAAGACGTACCGGATCCGGCCACTTCCGCGATCGTCGCTCCGCTCATACATAATGGGCGGGTGCTTGGTGTGATCTGCGCTCAGAGCTACGAGGACGAGGCTTATTCTGATTCGGAGCTCAAGGTCCTAGAAGGAATCGGGAGCGTGGCCGCCGTGTCCATATATAACTCGCAGCAGCTCGCTGATCTGGACCGGCGGCGGAGAGAGGCTGAACAGCTCGAGGAGATCGGGCGTGCGCTGACCGGAAAACTGGACCCGGATCAGGTCGTGGGCCTCGTTATTTCTGCGGTCTCCGATGTTCTTGATGTCGATGGAGTAGCCGTCTGGCTCAAGGATCCACGCAAAGTCGGTATGTTCAGCGTTGCTGACTCTGGCGGAGAGATCGCGCTTCCCATTGGGCTCGAGTGGGAGCTCGCTGGCGAACTACTCGACCGGCTCGTCGATCAGAGCGAGCCCGTGATGCTGGACAACCTAGTCAACTCTAAGGACCTACCGGATCACGTCGCTGAGCACCTCACAGGGGGATCCGTCGTCGGGGTACCGCTGGTGTTCGGCGGACAAGTCGAGGGTGTGCTCACCGCGGGCAGTCGGCAGGCCTACCGGTTCACCCGCGAGGATGTCGCCGTGCTGCAGCGGCTTGCCAGTCAGGCCTGCGTTGCGTTGGGGAACGCTCGCTTGCATGCGAACCTCCACGCCCTGTCCCTGACAGACCCGCTCACCGCCCTACCAAACCGCCGGTGTCTCCAGATTCATCTGGATCATGAGGTCGCCGCCGCCCGCCGCGGTCGCCCCATGTCGATCGCTATTTTCGATATCGACAACTTCAAACGCTACAACGATACCCTTGGCCATGTCGCCGGAGACGAAATTCTCGTAGCCATCGGCCAAGTGCTTTCTGCCGAAAACCGTGCGATGGATATCGTGGCCCGCTATGGAGGCGATGAGTTCGTGTCGGCGCTTTCCCAGACAGACATCGAGGGGGTGCGACACTTCGTGGAACGCGTCCAAAAGCGTATCGGCGAGAATGAGACTCTCGTGAAGTTTGGAATCTCCATATCGATTGGATGCGCTGAATTCGATCCGGGAACGATGGCGAGCGTAAACGATCTACTGCGGGCCGCAGACGCCGACATGTACGAGGCGAAAGCGAAGAGACATGCAGCTGAAGGCCGCCGAGAAGTAAGGACCGTCCGTCGGGGAGACGCTTAG
- a CDS encoding DUF3341 domain-containing protein, translated as MSTAQGILASYEYLDSTVDAIEGLRKAGFKDIKAYAPYPEHHIEDALGYDQSPVRVFTLVGALTGTAAGFAFTSWTSAEWPLVVGGKPIISIPAFVPIAFEMTVLFGALSTVIGLFILSRLPNVKPAVVYDPEFTAGRYGVYIEADGDRLEEARKIMNAGEPIELREGAADA; from the coding sequence ATGAGTACCGCGCAAGGAATTCTCGCCTCGTACGAGTACCTCGACTCGACGGTCGATGCGATCGAAGGATTGAGAAAGGCTGGCTTCAAGGACATCAAAGCCTACGCTCCGTATCCAGAGCATCACATTGAGGATGCGCTTGGCTACGATCAGAGTCCTGTCCGTGTGTTCACGCTCGTCGGCGCGCTGACGGGCACCGCTGCAGGGTTTGCGTTCACGAGCTGGACGTCGGCTGAGTGGCCGCTGGTCGTCGGTGGAAAGCCAATCATATCGATTCCCGCATTTGTGCCGATCGCCTTCGAGATGACTGTGCTGTTCGGTGCACTGTCCACGGTCATCGGACTTTTCATTCTGAGCCGCCTCCCCAACGTGAAGCCCGCGGTCGTCTACGACCCTGAGTTCACAGCGGGACGGTACGGCGTCTACATCGAGGCGGATGGTGATCGCCTTGAGGAAGCACGGAAGATCATGAACGCAGGGGAACCCATCGAGCTTCGTGAGGGTGCCGCCGATGCGTAA
- a CDS encoding FKBP-type peptidyl-prolyl cis-trans isomerase, whose amino-acid sequence MKKLNSRAGGLLSLAFGAALGACDNSSTQVVEELEFATSLNVDLARMEMLPSGVYIEDLEIGAGLEVLSNSELLVTYSGYLADGSQFGTGEFSFLMGQRQVIAGFEQGVLGMLEKGTRKVVIPPELGYGDQVQSAIPAGSVLVFDITVDSIPLDPTGGGTAQGN is encoded by the coding sequence ATGAAGAAGCTCAACTCAAGAGCCGGAGGGCTTCTCTCCCTCGCCTTTGGCGCCGCTTTGGGCGCCTGCGATAACAGTTCGACCCAAGTGGTCGAGGAGCTGGAATTCGCGACGAGCCTGAACGTAGATCTCGCCCGGATGGAAATGCTCCCTTCGGGGGTCTACATCGAGGATCTCGAAATCGGCGCTGGCTTAGAGGTGCTTAGTAACTCAGAGTTGCTCGTGACCTACTCCGGCTATCTGGCCGACGGAAGCCAGTTCGGCACCGGCGAGTTCAGCTTTCTCATGGGGCAACGACAGGTCATCGCCGGCTTCGAGCAGGGGGTGCTGGGCATGTTGGAGAAAGGAACGCGGAAGGTCGTGATCCCGCCGGAGCTGGGCTACGGAGATCAGGTCCAGAGCGCGATACCCGCCGGATCGGTCCTCGTGTTCGATATCACGGTCGACTCGATTCCGCTTGATCCGACAGGCGGCGGCACCGCGCAGGGGAACTGA
- a CDS encoding RNA methyltransferase, which produces MSVDKRLSRIAVVLDHPKNVVNIGGVLRVMKNFGMTDLRLVNPDEFDAYRLEGIAHRTLDLIEACTMHDTLDDALSDVSYVVGTTARSRTAGRTYARPRELAVEIGHRTQEGKVAILFGREDRGLTNDALDRCHSVAIIPTSPEYSSLNLAQAMLVLAYEIFVEVDGGREEMPKGRRATRPPTQGELEQTFDALADGLTRIEFYKSRKPEAVMRTLRTVISRADPDLREAKLFQAVGYEIGNFLDREEIAGPGAPSRSRSAPAGEPVGDSDDSPTE; this is translated from the coding sequence ATGTCCGTAGACAAGAGACTGTCCCGTATTGCGGTCGTTCTCGATCATCCAAAGAACGTGGTGAACATCGGCGGCGTTCTTCGGGTCATGAAGAACTTCGGGATGACCGACCTGCGGCTTGTGAACCCTGACGAGTTCGACGCGTATCGTCTCGAGGGCATTGCCCACCGCACTCTCGATTTGATCGAGGCGTGCACCATGCACGACACCCTCGACGACGCCCTTTCCGACGTTTCCTACGTAGTAGGCACGACCGCGCGAAGCAGGACCGCTGGGCGTACGTACGCCCGACCACGAGAACTGGCTGTTGAGATCGGTCACCGCACCCAAGAGGGGAAAGTTGCGATCCTCTTCGGACGGGAAGACCGAGGGCTCACGAACGATGCACTCGATCGTTGTCATTCAGTGGCCATTATCCCCACGAGCCCTGAGTACTCGAGCCTTAACCTAGCGCAGGCGATGCTCGTGCTGGCGTACGAAATCTTCGTCGAGGTCGATGGCGGCAGGGAGGAAATGCCAAAGGGCCGTCGTGCCACACGACCTCCAACTCAAGGAGAGCTGGAGCAAACCTTTGATGCGCTCGCCGATGGGCTGACCCGGATCGAATTCTACAAATCCCGGAAGCCGGAAGCAGTCATGCGCACGCTCCGAACCGTGATATCACGAGCGGATCCTGACCTGCGCGAGGCGAAGCTGTTTCAAGCCGTCGGATACGAGATCGGAAATTTCCTCGATCGCGAGGAGATCGCAGGACCAGGGGCTCCTTCGAGGAGTCGGTCCGCGCCAGCCGGGGAGCCAGTTGGTGATTCAGACGACAGCCCAACAGAATAG
- the nrfD gene encoding polysulfide reductase NrfD, giving the protein MPMNTPGSRERGALTHPDVKRLDDVNRDVLKMMSTPGKVWWMLFGLSVAGVGMFLGAWFYQIYKGIGVSGLMSPVGWGVYITTFVFWVGIAHSGTLISAILFLFRAPWRQSIYRAAEAMTVFAVMTAGLFPLIHVGRVWHAYWLIPYPNSRFLWPNFKSPLVWDVFAVTTYFTVSAVFFYLGTVPDVAAARDRATGLRRKLYNVISLGWQGTDRQWHHFGKAYIFLAALATPLVLSVHSVVSWDFAMSIVPGWHATIFAPYFVAGAIYSGVAMVITLTVPLRKVFRLEAYLTVKHFDAMAKLCLLTSMIVFYAYLSEFFLAWYSGEEIERSAFWNRLFGTYWWATWIMLICNGFVPMMLWFKRVRRSIPALFAISIFVNIGMWFERYVIVVTSLHHEYEPFAWGIYRPSTVEMMILVGSFGWFSFWFLLFTRLIPPIAIQELKEVLPPPMRKKNSDHAAEEAHT; this is encoded by the coding sequence ATGCCGATGAACACTCCTGGATCCAGAGAACGTGGTGCCCTGACTCATCCGGACGTCAAGCGTCTCGATGATGTAAACCGCGATGTCCTGAAGATGATGTCCACCCCCGGTAAGGTGTGGTGGATGCTCTTCGGGCTGTCCGTGGCGGGCGTCGGCATGTTCCTGGGAGCCTGGTTCTACCAGATCTACAAAGGCATCGGCGTCAGTGGCCTGATGTCGCCAGTCGGTTGGGGTGTCTACATCACCACCTTCGTGTTCTGGGTTGGTATCGCCCACTCCGGAACGCTGATTTCGGCCATTCTGTTCTTGTTCCGCGCGCCATGGCGTCAATCCATCTATCGGGCCGCGGAGGCCATGACGGTTTTCGCTGTGATGACCGCGGGACTCTTCCCGCTGATTCACGTTGGGCGGGTGTGGCATGCCTATTGGCTCATCCCGTACCCGAACTCGCGTTTTCTCTGGCCGAACTTCAAGTCGCCATTGGTCTGGGATGTCTTTGCGGTCACCACGTATTTCACGGTCTCTGCGGTGTTCTTCTACCTCGGGACTGTCCCCGATGTCGCGGCAGCGCGTGACCGCGCCACGGGCTTGCGTCGGAAGCTGTACAACGTGATTTCGTTGGGCTGGCAGGGCACGGACCGTCAATGGCACCACTTCGGGAAGGCCTACATCTTCCTCGCGGCTCTCGCGACGCCGCTGGTGCTTTCAGTCCACTCGGTCGTGTCGTGGGACTTTGCGATGTCGATCGTCCCAGGCTGGCACGCCACGATTTTCGCGCCGTATTTTGTCGCAGGTGCGATCTACTCGGGCGTGGCGATGGTGATCACTCTCACCGTTCCGCTTCGCAAGGTCTTCCGGCTCGAAGCCTATCTGACGGTGAAGCACTTCGACGCGATGGCGAAACTGTGCCTACTCACGTCGATGATCGTTTTTTACGCATACCTCTCCGAGTTCTTTCTCGCTTGGTACAGCGGAGAGGAAATCGAGCGGTCCGCTTTCTGGAACAGGCTCTTCGGAACGTACTGGTGGGCCACGTGGATCATGCTGATCTGCAACGGCTTCGTTCCAATGATGCTCTGGTTCAAGCGTGTTCGGCGCTCGATCCCCGCTCTCTTCGCCATCTCGATTTTCGTGAATATCGGGATGTGGTTCGAGCGGTACGTCATCGTCGTGACGTCGCTGCACCATGAATATGAGCCGTTCGCCTGGGGTATCTACCGGCCATCAACCGTCGAGATGATGATTCTGGTCGGGAGCTTCGGCTGGTTCTCGTTCTGGTTCCTGCTCTTCACGCGATTGATTCCGCCCATCGCGATTCAGGAGCTCAAGGAGGTTCTGCCTCCGCCGATGCGGAAGAAGAATTCCGACCATGCGGCCGAAGAGGCGCACACATGA
- a CDS encoding twin-arginine translocase TatA/TatE family subunit produces the protein MIGLTTGLGLITFGVTEALFVFAIITMLFGAKKIPALAKGLGSGIRNFKGQLRAPDDDNDDDGAV, from the coding sequence ATGATCGGACTCACGACAGGGCTCGGACTCATCACATTTGGCGTTACAGAGGCATTGTTCGTGTTCGCCATCATCACGATGCTTTTTGGGGCGAAGAAGATACCTGCCCTAGCGAAGGGCCTGGGCAGCGGTATTCGCAACTTCAAGGGCCAGTTGCGAGCACCGGACGACGACAACGACGACGACGGGGCGGTCTGA
- a CDS encoding 4Fe-4S dicluster domain-containing protein, translating to MTDGIKRRDFLKVLGVSGAGATMTGCGTSEVEKLLPYVVADEEITPGVATWYATTCGGCSAQCGMWVRTREGRAVKVEGNPDHPVSQGGLCSRGHATLQHLYNPDRFHGPMIREGDRFRQGTWDEAERLLAARIRTSGNVMFVGGHMGPTMSRLVDQFVAGVGGTRVEYDAVSDAPLREATRIAYGVDELPSYDVGRARVLLSFGNDFIDGGSSPVAHNKGLAQMSAVDAEGNDKGRFVYLGPRLSTTGLNADQWIPIRPGSEAAVALGMASHIAGPNPTGPYANLLQSYSIAGAAEAAGVSEESIRELADRFSSEGPSLAMGPGVGAHHRNATAANLAVLILNDVAGNIGSTINIGGGPTAASTSFSDMAAAINAMASGQVGVAIVHGTNPAYSLPEASGFNSAFEQVPFKVSFASAMDETTALADLIMPDRHFLESWGDSNPREGVTGIQQPVMQAVPHFDSKQAGDALISVSAHLGNDLGATTFYEYLRAPHQAMHANDPAAFEEMWRSHLRTGVMEMGMARAAMMPQLRSPDLALSFDVPAFDQGGDLTLIVHPSPKFGGGDFSNSPWMQELPDPVSKITWHSWLEMNPVTAEARGVREGDIVTVTSPHGTVDVPVWTYPGIREDSVALALGGGHTKMGRWATGQGVNALDLLPAIAEQPSGAFVMVVTTVSVVPTGERRRMATIEGSNQQYDRPIAPAIAFASLGHEEAEAEGAHHEELQELQGYGGVQPVPAHDGAATAFPLPGADHGLYADAHEGPRWAMAIDLDKCTGCSACVTACHAENNVPWVGEDQVVMGRDMNWVRIERYYEHVDATQASELDVRFLPMICQHCGNAPCEPVCPVYATYHTPEGVNAQIYNRCVGTRYCANNCPYKVRVFNWYRYTDENVPEPMTWQWNPDVTVRTNGIMEKCSFCMQRIRDAENRAALEEGRDVRDGEIVPACQQSCPAEAIVFGNIRDPESRVSEIVANERTYKVLDELINTQPAVNYLKKVTFHEVSGGHG from the coding sequence ATGACTGACGGCATCAAGCGACGCGACTTCCTTAAGGTCCTAGGCGTCTCCGGCGCCGGAGCGACCATGACCGGCTGCGGCACCAGCGAGGTCGAGAAGCTCCTTCCTTATGTAGTTGCGGACGAAGAGATCACGCCTGGCGTGGCAACGTGGTATGCGACGACCTGTGGCGGTTGCTCGGCGCAGTGCGGTATGTGGGTGCGGACCCGTGAAGGGCGGGCCGTAAAAGTCGAGGGCAACCCCGACCATCCGGTTTCCCAGGGCGGGCTTTGCTCACGCGGGCACGCGACGCTTCAGCACCTCTACAATCCCGATCGTTTTCACGGGCCGATGATCCGCGAGGGCGATCGCTTCCGTCAGGGGACATGGGACGAGGCTGAGCGGTTGCTCGCGGCGCGGATTCGTACCAGCGGCAACGTCATGTTCGTTGGCGGGCACATGGGCCCGACCATGAGCAGGCTCGTCGATCAGTTCGTTGCGGGAGTCGGCGGCACGAGAGTCGAATACGACGCGGTGTCAGACGCCCCGCTTCGTGAGGCGACTCGCATCGCCTACGGAGTGGACGAACTCCCGTCGTATGACGTAGGGCGGGCTCGGGTCCTCCTTTCGTTTGGGAACGACTTCATCGACGGCGGTTCCTCGCCGGTAGCGCACAACAAGGGCCTCGCCCAGATGAGCGCGGTCGATGCCGAGGGGAACGACAAGGGGCGTTTCGTATACCTAGGGCCGCGGCTCTCGACGACCGGGCTTAACGCTGACCAGTGGATTCCGATCCGACCTGGGTCCGAAGCCGCTGTCGCACTCGGAATGGCGTCGCATATCGCGGGTCCGAACCCGACCGGCCCGTACGCGAACCTGCTGCAGTCTTACAGCATCGCGGGGGCAGCCGAAGCCGCCGGTGTGAGTGAAGAGTCGATCCGTGAACTCGCTGACCGTTTCTCGAGTGAAGGTCCGAGCCTCGCCATGGGGCCCGGAGTTGGAGCGCACCATCGGAACGCAACCGCGGCGAATCTGGCAGTTCTGATTCTGAATGACGTTGCGGGCAATATCGGGAGCACCATCAACATTGGTGGCGGACCCACAGCAGCCTCGACTTCGTTCTCGGACATGGCTGCCGCGATCAATGCCATGGCGAGCGGGCAGGTCGGTGTGGCGATCGTTCACGGTACGAACCCGGCGTACTCGCTTCCTGAGGCCTCCGGATTCAACAGCGCGTTCGAGCAAGTACCGTTCAAGGTGTCCTTTGCTTCCGCCATGGATGAGACGACCGCTCTCGCGGACCTCATTATGCCGGACCGACACTTTCTCGAATCGTGGGGCGATTCAAACCCGCGTGAGGGCGTGACCGGAATTCAGCAGCCAGTCATGCAGGCTGTGCCGCACTTTGACTCGAAGCAGGCTGGAGACGCACTCATTTCCGTCTCCGCTCACCTCGGCAATGACCTCGGCGCGACGACATTCTACGAGTATCTGCGGGCGCCTCACCAGGCGATGCACGCGAACGATCCGGCGGCCTTTGAGGAGATGTGGCGCAGCCACCTCCGGACGGGCGTCATGGAAATGGGCATGGCCCGTGCGGCGATGATGCCCCAGCTCCGGTCACCTGATTTGGCCCTGAGCTTTGACGTGCCGGCCTTCGATCAGGGCGGCGATCTCACGTTGATCGTGCACCCCTCTCCGAAGTTCGGGGGTGGAGATTTTTCCAACAGTCCCTGGATGCAGGAGCTACCTGACCCGGTTTCTAAGATCACATGGCATTCGTGGCTGGAGATGAATCCAGTTACAGCCGAGGCTCGGGGAGTTCGCGAGGGTGACATCGTGACGGTCACTTCTCCGCACGGCACTGTCGATGTGCCGGTCTGGACCTACCCCGGGATCCGAGAAGATTCGGTCGCGCTGGCGCTGGGCGGTGGCCATACGAAGATGGGCCGGTGGGCGACAGGACAGGGCGTCAACGCTCTGGACCTTTTGCCTGCGATCGCTGAACAGCCTTCGGGCGCCTTCGTGATGGTTGTGACCACGGTGTCGGTCGTTCCGACCGGTGAACGCCGTCGGATGGCGACAATCGAGGGGTCGAACCAGCAGTACGATCGTCCGATCGCGCCGGCGATAGCCTTCGCGAGCCTGGGTCATGAAGAGGCCGAGGCGGAGGGTGCGCATCATGAGGAACTGCAGGAATTGCAGGGATACGGGGGTGTTCAGCCGGTTCCGGCACATGATGGAGCGGCCACCGCTTTCCCTCTCCCTGGTGCAGATCACGGCCTCTACGCGGATGCCCACGAAGGGCCGCGCTGGGCGATGGCGATCGACCTAGACAAGTGCACGGGGTGCAGCGCTTGTGTGACAGCTTGTCATGCCGAGAACAACGTGCCTTGGGTCGGAGAAGACCAAGTGGTCATGGGCCGTGACATGAATTGGGTCCGCATCGAGCGGTACTACGAGCATGTCGATGCTACACAGGCGAGTGAGCTCGACGTCCGTTTCCTGCCGATGATTTGTCAGCACTGTGGGAATGCGCCGTGTGAGCCGGTTTGCCCTGTCTATGCGACGTACCACACACCCGAAGGTGTCAACGCGCAGATCTACAATCGCTGCGTCGGGACCCGGTACTGCGCGAACAACTGCCCTTACAAGGTTCGCGTTTTCAATTGGTATCGGTACACGGATGAGAACGTCCCTGAGCCGATGACTTGGCAGTGGAATCCGGACGTCACTGTTCGCACGAACGGTATCATGGAGAAGTGCTCCTTCTGCATGCAGCGAATCCGTGATGCGGAAAACCGAGCGGCGCTGGAGGAGGGTCGCGACGTGCGAGACGGCGAGATCGTGCCGGCTTGTCAGCAGAGTTGTCCGGCCGAAGCAATTGTGTTTGGAAACATTCGGGATCCTGAATCGCGTGTCTCCGAGATCGTCGCCAACGAGAGGACCTACAAGGTGCTCGACGAGCTCATCAACACGCAGCCGGCTGTGAACTACCTGAAGAAGGTCACGTTCCACGAGGTATCGGGAGGGCACGGCTGA
- a CDS encoding acyl-CoA dehydrogenase has protein sequence MSLITSARPPLTDLTERERMFQEAVRDFATAEIAPNVARMDETAQMDPELITQLFEMGLMGIEIPESLGGTGADFFTSALIVEELSRVDPSVAVLVDVQNTLFINALLRWATSEQKERLLPRLASDTVGAYALSEAGSGSDAFALSCRATVDGDDWILNGHKLWITNGHEAGLYIVFATVDPGAGYKGITAFLVERESEGFSIGKKEDKLGIRASSTTELVFEDVRVPGANVLGEVGMGYRTAIETLNEGRIGIGAQMVGLAQGALDHTVRYVREREQFGRAIGSFQGVQFQLAEMATQIEAARLLVYNAARLKDAGQPFVTQAAMAKLFASEAAQRVASTCIDLHGGYGFTKEYPVEKLYRDAKIGTIYEGTSNMQKQTIAKALLR, from the coding sequence ATGTCGCTAATTACTTCAGCACGGCCCCCGCTCACCGACCTCACCGAGCGAGAGCGCATGTTCCAGGAAGCCGTGCGTGACTTCGCGACGGCTGAGATCGCGCCCAACGTCGCGAGGATGGACGAGACCGCACAGATGGATCCAGAACTCATCACCCAGCTTTTTGAAATGGGATTGATGGGAATCGAGATCCCCGAGTCACTCGGCGGCACGGGCGCCGACTTCTTTACGTCGGCTCTCATCGTCGAGGAACTATCACGGGTCGACCCCTCCGTGGCCGTCCTTGTGGACGTTCAGAACACACTCTTCATCAACGCACTTCTGCGTTGGGCTACGAGTGAGCAGAAAGAGCGCCTGCTCCCTCGCCTCGCGTCGGACACAGTCGGCGCATACGCACTTTCGGAGGCGGGAAGTGGCTCCGATGCGTTCGCTCTGTCATGCCGAGCAACCGTCGATGGCGACGACTGGATCCTGAACGGTCACAAGCTGTGGATCACAAACGGCCACGAGGCGGGCTTGTACATCGTCTTTGCCACCGTGGACCCGGGCGCAGGCTACAAAGGGATCACCGCCTTCCTCGTTGAGCGCGAGTCGGAGGGCTTCTCGATCGGGAAGAAGGAGGACAAGCTCGGGATTCGAGCCTCGTCGACAACTGAACTCGTCTTCGAAGACGTCCGTGTTCCCGGCGCCAACGTTCTCGGGGAGGTCGGGATGGGCTACAGGACGGCAATTGAAACGCTAAACGAAGGGAGGATCGGCATCGGTGCACAGATGGTGGGCCTCGCGCAGGGCGCTCTCGACCACACCGTCCGGTATGTTCGGGAAAGAGAGCAGTTTGGTCGGGCGATCGGATCCTTCCAAGGCGTCCAATTCCAACTCGCCGAAATGGCTACCCAGATCGAAGCTGCACGGCTCCTCGTTTACAACGCCGCGAGACTGAAGGATGCCGGCCAGCCGTTCGTGACCCAGGCCGCCATGGCAAAGCTGTTCGCCTCCGAAGCGGCCCAGAGGGTGGCGTCCACCTGCATTGACCTGCATGGTGGATACGGCTTTACCAAAGAATACCCGGTCGAAAAGTTATACCGCGACGCGAAGATCGGGACCATTTATGAAGGCACGTCCAATATGCAGAAGCAGACGATCGCCAAGGCACTCCTGCGATGA
- a CDS encoding FKBP-type peptidyl-prolyl cis-trans isomerase has protein sequence MGSFRVPKLARRMSLGLVLTALVACSETPTEVVDVVSETEFAASLGIDLTTMQRRSTGVYFKDIVEGSGDEAAFGLAITVLLTGWLPDGTQFQMGEITFLMGNNRVVSGIEDGILNTRVGGKRLMIVPPNRAYGGLGLFDLQGNQLVPPDSVVVYEVVVLGVTS, from the coding sequence ATGGGTTCCTTTCGAGTGCCCAAGCTAGCCCGACGGATGTCGCTCGGCCTGGTCCTCACCGCCCTGGTCGCGTGTAGTGAAACACCGACTGAGGTAGTCGATGTCGTCTCGGAGACGGAGTTCGCGGCGAGCTTGGGTATCGACCTCACCACGATGCAGCGACGCAGCACGGGCGTGTACTTCAAAGACATCGTTGAAGGGAGCGGGGATGAGGCCGCTTTCGGCCTGGCGATTACCGTGTTGCTTACTGGCTGGCTCCCAGACGGGACTCAGTTCCAGATGGGAGAGATCACCTTTCTCATGGGCAACAACAGGGTGGTTTCAGGAATTGAAGACGGAATTCTGAACACTCGGGTTGGCGGTAAGCGACTGATGATTGTTCCGCCTAACCGTGCTTATGGCGGCCTGGGGCTATTTGACTTGCAGGGAAACCAGCTCGTTCCGCCGGATTCGGTGGTTGTCTATGAGGTGGTTGTGCTGGGAGTGACGTCTTAG
- a CDS encoding cytochrome c, whose amino-acid sequence MRKRATTQSRILRPMVAVLALMTLGGCKPLDDGMVAVFGRSMRDQRSFDPYENPRRAPENAVPFSAGNYPAEDGTVNLGQPEGVVIPYFTQFELGVPGVGGPAIQGMTNPTDPTSPASLERGEEIYNRFCVVCHGPDGVGANANIADKHPLLPVYNVSGAQVAAYSDQYIYAMVRVGRGLMPEYGSRITHFDRWHVVNYVRQLQSEAGN is encoded by the coding sequence ATGCGTAAGCGCGCTACGACCCAGTCGAGGATACTACGCCCGATGGTGGCCGTTCTCGCACTGATGACACTCGGCGGTTGCAAGCCTCTGGACGACGGGATGGTGGCTGTGTTCGGACGCTCGATGCGCGATCAGCGTTCGTTTGACCCATACGAGAATCCGCGCAGGGCACCTGAGAATGCGGTGCCCTTTTCTGCGGGCAACTATCCCGCTGAGGACGGTACCGTGAATCTCGGTCAGCCCGAAGGAGTGGTGATTCCCTACTTCACGCAGTTCGAGCTCGGTGTGCCGGGCGTGGGCGGCCCTGCGATTCAAGGGATGACGAATCCGACGGATCCGACGTCGCCTGCGTCTCTCGAGCGAGGCGAAGAGATCTACAACCGGTTCTGTGTGGTTTGTCACGGGCCGGACGGCGTCGGCGCGAATGCCAACATCGCTGACAAGCACCCCTTGCTTCCGGTATACAATGTATCGGGGGCACAAGTCGCCGCGTATTCGGACCAATATATCTATGCCATGGTGCGTGTCGGCCGAGGGCTTATGCCCGAGTACGGCAGTCGGATCACTCACTTTGACCGTTGGCACGTGGTGAACTACGTGAGACAGCTCCAGAGCGAGGCGGGGAACTAA